The bacterium genome includes a window with the following:
- a CDS encoding threonylcarbamoyl-AMP synthase, with amino-acid sequence MKTVILTIDSKVPEPRLIRQAAAYLQQGELVAFPTETVYGLGANALSSKAIRKIFKAKGRPSDNPLIIHIADKKQLYALAKSVPPSAEKLIRKFWPGPLTIVFKKSDVVPSEISAGLNTVAIRLPKHKIARELIRGCGFPLAAPSANCSGKPSPTDAAHVIHDLNSRIACVIDGGPTLVGLESTVIDLTKKVPVILRPGKITQNEIRKIIGNVTLHPTVRSNRKIVSVTSPGMKYRHYAPKAKLKIIRGNTEAVEKKVRSIVHRSAAKNIAVLVTDRNRIFRNVSNVFIGSSAQQIAKNLFRVLRRMDDKKIELILIESLPEDGFGLAVMNRLKKAAGFNIINAR; translated from the coding sequence ATGAAAACCGTTATTCTTACCATAGACTCAAAAGTTCCTGAACCCCGATTAATTCGACAGGCCGCCGCTTATTTGCAACAAGGCGAACTGGTAGCTTTTCCGACTGAAACGGTGTACGGGCTCGGGGCCAATGCCTTATCGTCGAAAGCGATTCGGAAGATATTCAAGGCCAAAGGACGGCCGTCAGACAATCCGTTGATCATTCACATTGCCGATAAAAAACAGCTTTACGCGCTCGCAAAGTCGGTACCCCCAAGCGCAGAAAAATTGATCAGGAAATTTTGGCCGGGGCCATTGACGATTGTATTCAAAAAATCAGATGTGGTTCCTTCGGAAATTTCTGCAGGATTAAACACGGTCGCTATTCGATTGCCAAAACATAAAATTGCGCGCGAACTCATCCGCGGATGCGGATTTCCGCTGGCCGCCCCTTCGGCTAATTGTTCCGGCAAACCCAGTCCGACCGATGCCGCGCATGTTATTCATGATTTGAATAGCCGTATAGCCTGCGTTATCGACGGCGGTCCTACTCTGGTAGGTTTAGAATCAACCGTCATAGACCTGACAAAAAAAGTTCCGGTGATTTTGCGGCCAGGAAAAATCACACAGAATGAAATTAGAAAAATTATCGGAAACGTTACCCTGCATCCTACAGTAAGATCGAACAGAAAAATTGTCTCCGTTACATCACCGGGAATGAAATACCGGCATTACGCGCCGAAAGCAAAATTAAAAATAATAAGGGGAAATACTGAAGCCGTTGAAAAAAAAGTCCGATCCATCGTGCATCGCTCGGCCGCAAAAAACATTGCCGTTTTAGTTACCGATCGTAATCGTATTTTTAGAAACGTATCCAACGTATTCATCGGCTCCTCCGCACAACAGATTGCAAAAAATCTATTTCGCGTGCTGCGCCGCATGGACGATAAGAAAATAGAGCTTATATTAATCGAATCGCTTCCTGAAGATGGATTTGGATTGGCGGTGATGAACCGGTTAAAAAAAGCGGCGGGATTCAACATAATCAACGCACGATAA
- a CDS encoding DUF2784 domain-containing protein has product MMADIILVIHLLYVSFVIGGLGAIWIGACFRWQWIRNFWFRMIHLVAIALVAIESIFGVVCPLTEWENRLRQSSGGYQTSFMQHWIHKILFYHAAEEVFTVIYVLFTLLVTASLFFVRPAKP; this is encoded by the coding sequence ATGATGGCCGATATAATACTCGTCATTCATTTGCTGTATGTGAGCTTCGTCATCGGCGGTTTAGGCGCGATTTGGATCGGCGCTTGTTTCCGATGGCAGTGGATTAGGAATTTTTGGTTCCGGATGATTCATCTGGTTGCCATCGCCTTAGTTGCAATAGAATCGATCTTCGGCGTCGTGTGTCCGCTCACCGAATGGGAAAATAGATTACGCCAATCAAGCGGCGGTTATCAAACCAGTTTCATGCAGCACTGGATACACAAGATCTTATTCTATCACGCCGCAGAAGAAGTGTTCACGGTCATATATGTTCTATTTACTCTGCTCGTTACAGCGTCGCTTTTTTTTGTCAGGCCCGCAAAGCCGTAG
- a CDS encoding SpoIIE family protein phosphatase, with product MKNLIPRDDVMNIKNYFTPKFYRRVFAAVGIYVTLTCLYFFIDAFFIKIFSNDQCVWVREKIDGKDVLAIRTILEGGVTDRAGIKDGDILLAINDSTIRSDQQAQRILNIATPQDTVYYTISRKGDIMKMPLQIVKSYNPVYLSLAMLGFGFLFIGWIVGHTRPGDWIPRLFFKMSTTGALMFVVIGTVFGPGYQGNFFWLINAIVGFAMFPAYFIHFFLWFPREKLTIKKRRWVVPSIYVFSILNTVLLFFLNNGGVAISIMFSMMGIGFGVFCHSYFNLKDQKERKPFKSILVGTAIGFTGFIYLFLIPFYFQAIFINYPEFLFPVLIVVLIPLSFGYSIFRYRTMDTELIIKQSLVYASATASLALTYLVILFLAGYVIQNWTGYGANSPVLQFGILLVVAFVFAPVKERIQEVVDKRFFRERYNYQKALLRFSQDLPGLTQLDQILQKVIYTVVETMHIESMAITLYMAEKEEPVNYVQRGITKGHCEILNRKNGLIGILTRTQKAQSLYTVALSELNIPDDEKNTIRESNIVLSVPMFKKEKLVGVLFMGPKLSEKPFSQEDIDLLTTLANQAGIAIENARLLKEELEKAKLENELNVGRRIQQSLLPSKSPDIPTLDIAGVSIPALSVGGDYFDYIPLDDGRLLIAVGDVSGKGVSAALYMSKIQGMIQIASRLYSSPRQILIEVNKWMYHGMERQSFVTIILALVDTYKKTITICRAGHNPVIALHHGKLKLIQCKGIGVGLVTGEKFEDNLDEQIEKLDEDNSFIFYTDGITEAMNTKQEEFGDDKLYDMVQSNTNLSSQDLLNKIVSEVGAFCRNAEQHDDITLVIVKVRPK from the coding sequence ATGAAAAACTTAATACCAAGGGATGACGTTATGAATATCAAGAATTACTTCACTCCAAAATTTTACAGGCGTGTGTTCGCGGCCGTTGGAATCTACGTTACTTTGACCTGTTTGTATTTCTTCATAGATGCCTTCTTCATTAAGATATTTTCCAATGATCAATGCGTCTGGGTTCGTGAAAAAATCGACGGGAAAGATGTGCTTGCCATTCGAACTATTCTGGAAGGCGGCGTCACCGACCGGGCAGGTATAAAGGACGGAGATATTCTTTTAGCTATCAATGATTCTACGATTCGCAGCGATCAACAAGCCCAGAGAATTCTGAATATCGCTACGCCTCAAGATACCGTCTATTACACGATATCGCGTAAGGGCGACATTATGAAAATGCCTTTGCAGATCGTCAAATCTTACAATCCGGTTTATTTGTCCCTGGCCATGCTGGGGTTTGGTTTTCTCTTTATCGGCTGGATCGTCGGCCATACACGGCCGGGCGACTGGATACCCCGATTATTCTTCAAGATGTCTACCACCGGCGCATTGATGTTCGTGGTCATAGGCACGGTTTTTGGCCCCGGATATCAGGGCAATTTTTTTTGGCTGATCAACGCGATAGTCGGATTTGCCATGTTTCCGGCTTATTTCATTCATTTCTTTTTATGGTTTCCCCGTGAGAAACTGACCATAAAAAAGCGACGATGGGTTGTACCGTCGATCTACGTTTTTTCTATTCTCAATACCGTATTGCTTTTCTTTTTAAACAACGGAGGAGTGGCCATCAGCATTATGTTTTCCATGATGGGAATTGGTTTTGGCGTATTTTGTCATAGCTATTTTAATCTAAAAGATCAGAAAGAACGCAAGCCGTTTAAAAGTATTTTAGTCGGCACTGCAATCGGATTCACGGGATTCATCTATTTGTTTTTAATCCCGTTTTACTTTCAGGCGATATTCATTAATTATCCTGAATTTCTTTTTCCTGTACTTATCGTTGTGTTGATTCCGCTTTCCTTCGGCTATTCGATATTTCGGTACCGTACGATGGATACGGAGTTGATTATTAAGCAAAGTTTAGTTTATGCGTCGGCGACGGCCAGCCTGGCCTTGACGTATCTTGTTATATTATTCCTGGCAGGCTATGTTATTCAAAACTGGACGGGTTACGGCGCCAATAGCCCGGTTTTACAATTCGGGATATTACTTGTTGTTGCTTTCGTATTTGCGCCCGTAAAAGAGCGAATCCAGGAGGTGGTTGATAAGCGGTTCTTCAGAGAACGGTATAATTATCAAAAAGCATTACTTCGTTTTTCTCAAGATTTGCCGGGCCTTACACAACTTGACCAGATTCTTCAAAAAGTTATTTATACCGTGGTGGAGACCATGCACATTGAATCAATGGCCATCACTTTGTACATGGCGGAAAAAGAAGAGCCTGTTAATTATGTTCAGCGAGGCATTACCAAAGGCCACTGCGAAATACTCAACCGCAAGAACGGGCTTATTGGGATTCTGACACGTACGCAAAAAGCACAGTCGCTCTATACCGTCGCTCTATCCGAATTAAATATTCCTGACGACGAAAAAAATACGATCCGTGAATCGAATATCGTTCTCTCCGTACCGATGTTCAAAAAAGAAAAACTCGTCGGCGTTCTTTTTATGGGACCTAAACTCTCTGAAAAACCGTTTTCGCAAGAAGATATTGATTTATTGACAACCCTGGCCAACCAGGCCGGCATCGCTATTGAGAACGCGCGCCTTTTAAAAGAGGAATTGGAAAAAGCAAAACTGGAAAACGAACTCAATGTCGGACGCCGCATCCAACAGTCGCTATTGCCGAGCAAAAGCCCCGATATTCCAACTCTTGACATCGCTGGCGTTTCGATACCTGCGTTGTCCGTTGGCGGGGATTATTTTGATTATATTCCTCTGGATGACGGCCGCTTGCTGATTGCCGTCGGGGACGTTTCCGGAAAAGGCGTCTCAGCCGCTCTGTATATGTCCAAGATTCAGGGTATGATCCAAATCGCAAGCCGTCTCTATTCGTCTCCGAGGCAAATTCTTATTGAAGTGAACAAATGGATGTACCACGGAATGGAAAGACAATCTTTCGTTACCATCATTCTTGCGCTGGTCGATACTTATAAAAAAACAATCACGATCTGCAGAGCCGGCCATAACCCCGTTATCGCTCTCCATCACGGTAAATTGAAACTGATCCAATGTAAAGGAATTGGCGTTGGGCTCGTTACCGGAGAAAAATTTGAAGATAACCTGGACGAACAAATTGAAAAACTGGACGAGGACAATTCATTCATATTCTATACGGACGGTATCACCGAGGCTATGAATACAAAGCAGGAAGAATTTGGCGATGACAAACTGTACGACATGGTACAATCCAACACAAATCTGTCATCACAAGATCTCTTGAACAAGATCGTATCCGAAGTGGGCGCGTTTTGCAGGAATGCGGAACAACATGACGACATTACGCTGGTCATAGTCAAAGTTCGCCCGAAATAA